A window of the Bacillus andreraoultii genome harbors these coding sequences:
- a CDS encoding valine--tRNA ligase produces MSEEQFTMPTKYDPNKIEQGRYNWWVNNKFFETKDDDTKQPYSIVIPPPNVTGKLHLGHAWDTTLQDIITRMKRMQGRDVLWLPGMDHAGIATQAKVEQKLRAEGKTRYDLGREKFLEETWIWKEDYASTIREQWAKLGLGLDYSRERFTLDEGLSKAVREVFVKLYEKGLIYRGEYIINWDPVTKTALSDIEVIYKDIQGAFYHLRYPLKDGSGYIEIATTRPETMLGDTAVAVHPEDERYKHLIGKTLVLPIVGREIPIVADDYVDMEFGSGAVKITPAHDPNDFEVGNRHQLERVLVMNEDGTMNEKAGKYNGMDRFECRKQIVKDLEAEGVLIKIEDMVHSVGHSERSGAVVEPYLSTQWFVKMQPLAEAAIKLQKSEGKVHFVPERFEKTYLHWMENIRDWCISRQLWWGHRIPAWYHKETGEVYVGHDAPSDAENWEQDPDVLDTWFSSALWPFSTMGWPDVDAHDFKRYYPTDALVTGYDIIFFWVSRMIFQGLEFTGERPFKDVLIHGLVRDAEGRKMSKSLGNGVDPMDVIDKYGADSLRYFLATGSSPGQDLRYSTEKVESIWNFANKIWNASRFALMNMGGLTYEEIDLSGKKSVADHWILTRLNETIETVTNLAEKYEFGEVGRALYNFIWDDFCDWYIEMAKLPLYGEDEEAKKTARSILAHVLDQTMRLLHPFMPFITEEIWQNLPHYGESITVAEWPKVRPELSNKEASEQMKLLVEIIRSVRNIRAEVNTPMSKKIAMIIHAHDDKVASMLETNKAYLERFCNPENLEIGVNVSAPEKAMTAVVSGAEIYLPLQGLINIEEEIARLEKELDKLNKEVERVQKKLANEKFVSKAPAQVVEEERAKEKDYLEKRQTVQERLEELKGMK; encoded by the coding sequence ATGAGTGAAGAGCAATTTACCATGCCCACAAAATATGATCCAAACAAAATTGAACAAGGACGTTATAACTGGTGGGTAAATAATAAATTTTTTGAAACAAAAGATGATGATACAAAACAACCGTATTCCATCGTTATTCCACCACCAAACGTGACAGGGAAACTTCATCTCGGACACGCATGGGATACAACGTTACAAGATATTATTACTCGGATGAAACGGATGCAAGGTCGAGACGTGCTTTGGCTTCCTGGAATGGACCATGCTGGAATTGCAACACAAGCAAAAGTTGAGCAAAAATTACGTGCAGAAGGGAAAACTCGCTATGATCTAGGGCGAGAAAAATTCCTTGAAGAAACATGGATATGGAAAGAAGACTATGCAAGTACGATTCGTGAACAATGGGCAAAATTAGGTCTTGGTCTTGATTATAGTCGCGAACGTTTCACTCTTGATGAAGGCCTTTCAAAGGCAGTTCGTGAAGTTTTTGTTAAGCTATATGAAAAAGGCCTCATTTACCGCGGAGAATACATTATTAACTGGGACCCGGTAACAAAGACAGCACTTTCTGATATTGAAGTTATTTATAAAGACATTCAAGGGGCATTTTATCACTTACGGTATCCGTTAAAAGATGGTTCTGGTTATATTGAAATTGCGACAACTCGTCCAGAAACGATGCTTGGAGATACTGCAGTTGCCGTTCACCCAGAAGATGAACGTTACAAACATTTAATTGGAAAAACATTAGTTCTCCCAATTGTTGGTCGTGAAATTCCAATTGTAGCAGATGATTATGTTGATATGGAATTTGGTTCTGGTGCAGTGAAAATTACACCTGCACACGACCCGAATGACTTTGAAGTAGGAAATCGTCATCAACTTGAACGTGTCCTTGTCATGAATGAAGATGGCACGATGAATGAAAAAGCTGGTAAATATAATGGAATGGATCGCTTCGAATGTCGGAAACAAATTGTAAAGGATTTGGAAGCTGAAGGTGTTCTAATCAAAATTGAAGATATGGTTCACTCTGTCGGCCACTCAGAACGGAGCGGAGCTGTTGTCGAACCGTATCTTTCAACACAATGGTTTGTAAAAATGCAACCTCTTGCAGAAGCTGCGATTAAATTACAAAAATCAGAAGGAAAAGTCCATTTTGTTCCGGAACGATTTGAAAAGACTTATCTTCACTGGATGGAAAATATTCGTGATTGGTGCATTTCGCGGCAACTTTGGTGGGGACACAGAATTCCTGCTTGGTACCATAAAGAAACAGGAGAAGTGTATGTAGGACACGATGCACCAAGTGACGCTGAAAACTGGGAACAAGATCCAGACGTTCTTGATACGTGGTTTAGTTCAGCACTATGGCCATTTTCAACAATGGGTTGGCCAGATGTTGATGCACATGATTTTAAACGGTACTATCCAACAGATGCACTCGTAACGGGTTATGACATTATTTTCTTCTGGGTATCTCGGATGATTTTCCAAGGACTTGAATTTACTGGTGAACGTCCATTTAAAGATGTATTAATTCACGGATTAGTTCGTGATGCTGAAGGACGGAAAATGAGTAAATCACTTGGTAATGGTGTTGATCCAATGGATGTTATCGACAAATATGGTGCCGACTCACTACGTTATTTCTTGGCAACAGGTTCTTCTCCTGGTCAAGATTTACGTTATAGCACAGAGAAAGTGGAATCCATTTGGAACTTTGCGAATAAAATTTGGAATGCATCCCGTTTTGCATTAATGAACATGGGTGGTTTAACTTATGAAGAAATTGATTTAAGCGGTAAGAAATCTGTTGCAGATCATTGGATTTTGACTCGTCTAAACGAAACGATTGAAACGGTAACAAACCTCGCAGAAAAATATGAATTTGGTGAAGTTGGTCGGGCCCTTTACAATTTCATTTGGGATGACTTCTGTGACTGGTATATTGAAATGGCGAAACTTCCATTATACGGTGAAGATGAAGAAGCTAAGAAAACAGCTCGTTCCATTTTAGCTCATGTACTTGATCAAACGATGCGTCTCCTTCATCCGTTTATGCCATTCATTACCGAGGAAATTTGGCAAAACCTCCCTCATTATGGAGAATCTATTACAGTTGCTGAATGGCCGAAAGTTCGACCGGAATTGTCTAATAAAGAAGCAAGTGAACAAATGAAATTATTAGTAGAAATTATTCGCTCTGTACGTAATATTCGGGCAGAAGTTAACACACCAATGAGTAAAAAAATCGCGATGATTATTCATGCGCATGATGATAAAGTTGCGAGCATGCTTGAAACTAACAAAGCTTATTTAGAACGTTTCTGTAATCCGGAAAATTTAGAAATTGGTGTAAATGTTTCAGCACCGGAAAAAGCAATGACAGCTGTCGTATCAGGAGCAGAAATTTACTTACCATTACAGGGACTCATTAATATTGAAGAAGAAATTGCCCGTCTAGAAAAAGAACTTGATAAACTTAACAAAGAAGTTGAACGGGTACAGAAGAAATTAGCAAATGAGAAGTTTGTATCGAAAGCACCAGCACAAGTTGTTGAAGAAGAACGCGCAAAAGAAAAAGACTACTTAGAAAAACGACAAACTGTACAAGAACGATTAGAAGAATTAAAAGGAATGAAATAA
- a CDS encoding bifunctional folylpolyglutamate synthase/dihydrofolate synthase, which yields MFHTSQEVIQWIQSQINQGMKLGLERMEWFMEKLDHPERTVRAVHVGGTNGKGSTVTFLRSILQTAGYEVGTYTSPYIETFEERISINGEPIPEADLVQVANLIKPLADELAETELGAPTEFELLTAIAIYYFGKLHKVDITIVEVGLGGKNDATNVIIPFISIITNIGYDHMNVLGDTIVEIATEKAGIIKNGAPVITAVSDLEALTIIEEAARRKRSTVYKLDREFSYTDLGPSDDSEFFSVKTTYHTYSVLTTTMLGKHQIENATLAIMAAEYLKQFYALYIEEEHIQAGVKNAFWPGRFEVNGQIILDGSHNEEGIKSLVDTLERHYSNKKLTILFTALEDKPLEKMINTLDALHAKLYFTELSQPRAAKAEQLFELSNAKQKEIVINWQSFMTEKQKEMREDELLVICGSLYFIKEVISILK from the coding sequence ATGTTTCACACAAGTCAAGAAGTAATACAATGGATTCAAAGTCAAATAAATCAAGGGATGAAGCTCGGTCTAGAACGGATGGAATGGTTTATGGAAAAATTGGACCATCCGGAAAGAACGGTTCGTGCCGTGCATGTCGGTGGGACGAATGGAAAAGGTTCGACTGTTACGTTTTTAAGATCAATTCTTCAAACGGCGGGGTATGAAGTAGGAACGTATACATCTCCATATATCGAAACTTTCGAGGAACGAATTAGTATTAATGGTGAACCGATTCCAGAGGCTGACCTTGTTCAAGTAGCAAACTTGATAAAACCACTTGCGGATGAATTAGCCGAAACTGAACTAGGTGCACCTACAGAATTCGAACTGCTCACAGCAATAGCAATCTATTACTTTGGCAAGCTTCATAAAGTAGATATAACGATTGTTGAAGTTGGTCTAGGTGGGAAAAATGATGCGACGAACGTAATCATTCCTTTTATTTCAATCATAACAAATATTGGCTATGATCATATGAATGTTTTAGGCGATACGATAGTGGAAATTGCGACAGAAAAAGCAGGCATCATTAAAAATGGTGCACCTGTCATTACAGCGGTATCTGACTTAGAAGCTCTTACAATTATTGAAGAGGCGGCAAGAAGAAAACGCTCTACCGTATATAAGTTAGATCGTGAATTTTCCTACACTGATCTTGGACCGAGCGATGATAGTGAGTTTTTCTCAGTTAAAACAACTTACCATACATATTCGGTTTTAACCACTACAATGCTTGGTAAACATCAGATTGAAAATGCTACGCTTGCAATTATGGCTGCTGAATATTTAAAACAATTTTATGCACTATATATTGAGGAAGAACATATACAAGCAGGAGTCAAAAATGCATTTTGGCCAGGGCGCTTTGAGGTAAATGGTCAAATTATTCTCGATGGTTCGCATAACGAAGAAGGGATCAAAAGTTTAGTAGACACATTAGAACGCCATTATTCAAATAAAAAACTAACGATTTTATTTACAGCATTAGAGGACAAGCCACTAGAAAAAATGATTAACACGCTTGATGCGCTTCATGCCAAACTTTATTTTACTGAACTTTCACAACCACGTGCAGCAAAAGCCGAACAACTATTTGAACTTTCAAATGCAAAACAAAAAGAAATTGTAATAAATTGGCAAAGCTTTATGACAGAAAAACAAAAGGAAATGCGAGAAGATGAACTGCTCGTTATTTGTGGATCCCTGTACTTTATAAAAGAGGTTATATCCATCTTAAAATAA
- a CDS encoding sensor domain-containing diguanylate cyclase, with product MRSYEDGLYTNRKFPSLKKGEGIVGQAWEKGEGLFYEEKGRWQHMAVTHLPESIESVLAIPIVKNNTIPGILLFGAKKKRIYQKYHVMIIDILGSYLAIALENARHYEKTKTASERDPLTKLYNVRMCGEKINDAFQQLQAGDIKTVSLVMLDIDHFKLVNDQYGHQSGNELLIQVSVLLKNVVGDCGVVALYGGEEFVLILPDINKEDAYEIAENIRKTIEKYEFKLHDDLINVSQEITARMTVSIGIATAPTDTIDPLSLIRYADRALYIGAKREGRNKAGVYMK from the coding sequence ATTCGTTCCTATGAGGATGGACTATATACGAATCGAAAATTTCCTTCATTAAAGAAAGGCGAAGGGATTGTTGGTCAAGCATGGGAAAAAGGAGAAGGATTATTTTATGAAGAAAAGGGACGATGGCAGCATATGGCCGTTACTCATTTACCAGAGAGTATTGAAAGTGTCCTTGCTATTCCAATTGTTAAAAACAACACAATTCCAGGAATTCTCCTCTTCGGCGCAAAAAAGAAACGGATTTACCAAAAGTATCATGTCATGATTATTGATATTCTTGGTTCCTATTTAGCAATTGCACTCGAAAATGCCCGGCACTATGAAAAAACGAAAACAGCGAGTGAACGTGATCCGCTAACGAAGCTGTATAATGTAAGAATGTGTGGAGAAAAAATAAACGATGCCTTTCAACAACTCCAAGCTGGTGATATCAAGACTGTTTCTTTAGTCATGCTAGATATTGACCATTTTAAATTAGTAAATGATCAATACGGACACCAGAGTGGAAATGAACTATTAATCCAAGTTTCAGTGTTACTAAAAAATGTCGTTGGAGATTGTGGGGTAGTCGCTCTCTACGGTGGTGAAGAATTCGTCCTCATATTACCCGATATCAATAAAGAAGATGCATATGAGATTGCTGAAAATATTAGAAAAACAATCGAGAAGTATGAATTCAAACTTCACGATGACCTAATAAATGTAAGTCAAGAAATAACGGCGAGAATGACAGTAAGTATTGGTATCGCTACAGCACCAACAGATACAATCGACCCGTTAAGCCTCATTCGTTACGCAGACCGCGCCCTCTACATCGGAGCAAAACGCGAGGGGAGGAATAAGGCAGGGGTTTATATGAAATGA